The Candidatus Paceibacterota bacterium genome contains the following window.
TGGAGCACTAGAGATAGTAGCTAAACAAAAGGCAACAAAACTCAAAAGTGGTTTGGACTTTGATTATGCTGTCTATCAGTTAGCTTTTGAAATGTTAAATGAGGACGACAGAAAGAGGATGAATAAATTATATTCTGACATCGAATTCGATCATCAATACTTAGATCAAGAGGAAATTATCGCCGTCCTATTTGATGGGAAAGATACTCTTGACCAGAAAGCCAAAGAAAAACTGGCATCTCTTGTGGCGGAACATTCCTATAATGGATTTGCCAAAGAATATCAGTTGTTTCACTACTTTGCATGTATACCGATTTTAGAAATTGCCAGATATTTTCTTACCAGTAAAGGAATAGTTGTTAAAGGACCAGCTTCGTCAAAGAATCAAGAGGCTGACGAACAGTCAGAAAATATTTGTGAGAGAGTCACAAAAACCATGGGAGAGTATTCAAAGCAACACGGTATTAGTATGGAAGATATGCTAAAAGAAGCATGCCTGCGTTGGATTGATAATGGCTTGTTTGATAAATATCGGCCATTAGCGATAAGTAATGATGTCGAATTACTTAAGAGATGGTTGGCAAGACGGACAGAGGCAAAGAATCTGCTGCTAGGATATATTAAAGACGGGGTTTTAAGATTGCAAGAAGAAAGCAAGGAAGAAAATAGGCTAACGAGACTTTGTAGTAAGAACCTTTGTGATTCGGAACTTAAGAATATCCGAAAATTTATGAAAAATGTTGGCGAAGAAATTATAGAAAAAACGGAGGAAGAGGAAAGGTTGGCTTTTGAAAAATTCACCAATCCGGTCATTACTGGCGAAAGCCTGTATGCCTGCAAGAAAGATTATAAGTTTGTTCGGAAATTTAAGGAAAGAGTTGAGGAATACGAACCAAACCTGGGTATAGTGTATAACGATAACGATCCAGAACAAGTGAAAGATCACTTAGACCGCGAACTTTTAATTTGCAGTCTAAATAAAGATGGGAAACCGACCTTTTTCAGCATATATGAAATGTCTGTCTCCATCTTATCCGGACTAGCCAATGGAATGAACATGTTTGAGGAAGAGACTATTAAAGGAAAAAAATTCCTAAAATTTGAAAGCGAACTATATAAAAGTGTCTTTAGAGAAAGATGCCAAAATTTGATAGACGGTTACTCAAAATTACTTGCGTTTGAAGGAATATTGAAAAAACTTTCTAAAATATTCGAGGTTGATTTAATGTATCATCTTTCGGATCGTATCAAGATGTTGAGAACCTATCTGGAAGAAATCAATAAGGCGATCTGTCGGGCGACTAATACTGATGCAGAAGATAGTCAGCCGGACAAGTTTGATATTCTTAAACGCGACGATAAGTTAATATTCAAAGATTTTGAATTGATAGATATAGACTCAATTAAACCAGACATAAAATCGGTCGAGGAACACGAACAAAAATTCAAAAAAATACTGGGAGAATTTTAATTCTGGAATAACCCCCCTCTCTCTCTTACACAGTAGTTATATTTAAGACTTATCTTTAAAACAATACTCGATCTTCTATTTCCCAGATTTAGTTCGATTGCAATTTTTGCACAACATTTGGCAATTTTCTGAAACAGTTTTTCCACCTTCGTGCCAAGGTTTAATATGATCTGCTTCCATTTCTTCTATTTCAAAATGTTTCTTGCATTTTTTACAGATACCTTTCTGTCTTTCATACGCCTCTCTCTTTTGTTTTTCTGTAAAAGAACGAATATTTAAATATTTCTCGTTTCTGGTTAGAACATATTCGTAAATACCAGACTTTTTAGTTACATCTTCATCTTGCATCAACTTTGTTATCTCTTTTTCAAGTTTTTTTGAATCAAATTCTTTATTCTTAAATTCATTATAAAGAATTCCAAACAAAACACCCTTCATTTCTTTACGGTAATTAGGAAAAACTACTTTTATCCAACTTATAACATTTTGAAAATATAGCCATAATTCATTTGCATTAGGTTTGTGCTGATGATCTGCCATGTATTGTTCAATTTTTTCATCACTAATCCAACTAATAGTGGTTTCTAAATAATCTTGACGAATTGGTGAACCATTCAAATAATCACTTCCCATAGCATAAGCAGGACAACCCGATTTACTAAAATATCTTTTTGCATCAGTCAGCCATGTCCCAGTATAAATAGCATTCCTCAATTCCTGATCCATTAATTTTTCTCCTGCTATGTTTATAATTTTAAACCAATCCAATTTTTCTTTATCATTTCCTTCGCAAAAATATATCATCAATTTATAATCAAGAATTTGATCTTGCTCTTCTTTTTCAAGATTGTGGAAATACTGAAAATTTAAAGAAAATTTTCCATCTATATATTCACAAAAACTTATAGTTCTTTGTTGTCCATCCATCACCTCATAAGTGCCATCTTCGTTTTTAACCCAATACATCACATTTAGCGGAAAATCCTTTTTCACAGTTTCAATTACAGCATCTCTTTGTTTATCTTTATATATGAATTCTCGTTGGTATTTAGGCCTAATATTTAATTTTCCACCATAACCAACAACACCTTCTTCGTCATCGTTTATATATTTATTTGAGACTTCTCTAATTGTGATTTCTTTAAGTTGTATTTTCATAAATTATTTTTTATATTTTTTATTTCTAATAACGACCCTAACATAGCACGGCTTACCATTAACCTGTGCTAAATATTTACCCCTAGTTTCTTCGGTTGGCCCTGATAAAATACTATAGCGATTTAGTCCATCTAAAATTTCAAATTGTTTAGGATTATACTTATTCAAAAAGGTAATTGGAACGCCAACAGCACCTTTATAATCTATAGGAATATCTTTTGTTTTATTAACATTTATAGCATTGTAGTGGTCATATTTAGGGTACTCGATTTCGTTACCATGATATATCTTGTAGAGAATTAAATCTTCATGTCGCTTTGAATAATCTAAATTTGTAAACCAAATTGTGCTTGCCACAAAAGCATATTTAATTCCGTTTTCAATTTTATGATATTTTTCATAGCTGTCGGGTATTCTGAACCAAATATTTCTGCCATCAAGAGTAGCCCCTACCCATACTTTATTTTCTTTTATAAGCTTAAAAATTTCTTTATAGGTTATGGCATTTAAATTTCCAATAATTATAAATTTTTTATTATATTCCATTAATTGAGCTACATATTCTCTAAACAAAGAAAAAGGTGGATTTGTCACAACGATATCTGCCTCTTTGAGAACTTCAACGCATTCAGGACTTCTAAAATCACCATTTTGTTTTAGCGGAGTTTTAATGGTATCTGATTTATTTATTTTTCCATCTTTATTTATATCTTTTACAATTTCCAATTTATAGGAAGGTTTTTCATTTTCAAAATGAGTAGAAACTAATTTCTTTAAACCAAGATGTTCAAAATTTAGTGCAAAATAATTCCAAAAATTACTTTCTTCTGGGTCATCGCAATTACAAAATATAATCTTATTTTTAAAATGATTTTTATAATGACCTAACTCTTTTTCAATGTAAGGCAATTGCGTGTAAAATTCATCACTTTTAGCTGTGCTCGCCTTACGCAAGTTTTTATTTGAAGATTTACTTTTCTTTATTTCAGTTTCTTTTTTCATAGGCATCTTTTTGAGATGCCATAAAACAAAATAGGCACCCCAGACAGGTGCACACAAGTTAACAGCCGAAGCTATCAATCCTGATCCTGCTAGGATGCCCATTCTGGGCAGGATTGATAGCAAAAAGCCGTTAGACTTCTCTCCGGAACAATTAACTTATGTGCCATATAACTATAGCAGAAAAATGATTTTTAATGAAGCTTTTTTGAAAATTAGTTACCAACTTCTTGTCAACTTACCCCTCATGGACTCTCTTGAGGGTTTGCGTCATTCATTAGATATATGGAAACAACACAAATGCCAGTCGGAGCTATGGCGAGAGAAGTGAGAGCCCCCATAAAGGTAAAGTACTGCCTATATGCAAGGAAAAGTACGGAGAGTGAGGAAGCCCAGATCCTTTCTATCGACTCTCAAATTAAGGAGATGTTACAGATGGCAGAACGGGAACATCTGGAGATCATAGAAATTAAGAAAGAGTCACACTCGGCAAAAGAAGCTGGGCAAAGACCAGTTTTTAATGAAATCGTTGATGAAATCAAACAGGGGAAATTCAACGGTATTCTAACTTGGGCAGCTGATCGTATTTCTAGAAATGCTGGGGACTTAGGTCGGATAGTGGATCTGATGGATGCGGGTAAACTTCATGACATCCGTACCTTCGGACAGAGATTTACCAATAATCCGAATGAGAAGTTTCTACTGATGATACTGGGTTCACAAGCGAAACTGGAGAATGATAATAAAGTAGTCAATGTAAAAAGGGGGCTACGAGCTAGATGCGAAATGGGACTCTGGCCCTGTACTGCTCCAACTGGATATTTTAACAGTAAGAATACAGAAAAAAGATGTCATGTCGAAATTGATCCACATAGGGCACCTATCATTAAGAAAATGTTTGAGAAAGTGGCATATGAAAAATACAGTGGCAGAAAATTATACTCATGGCTAAAGGATGAGATAAAATTCAATACAAAAAGTGGAAAACCGCTAACTTTGAGTAATGTATATATTACTCTCCGCAATACTTTCTACTATGGTGCCTTCGAATATCCAAGAGGTGGCGGTCAATGGTATACAGGCAAACATATCCCTATTATCTCAAAAGAATTGTTTGATGCCGTGCAGGAAAAAATGGTGGATTATAATATTAAGGGTGAACACAAGGAATTTGCCTTCACAAAACTCATGACTTGCGGACTATGTGGCTCTGGTATTACAGCAGATGAGAAATTCAAAAAGCAGAATAATGGAAACACGCATCGATATGTATATTATGGATGTAGCAGATTCCACGACAAGAATTGCAAGTCGGGATATATACGAGAAGAAGAACTGATTGAACAACTAACTATCCTCATGGACAAAATAGATCTTGATGAGATTGGAATGAAAGAAAGAATAAAAGATGAGGTAGAAAGACACAAAAAATTCAACTCAAACGTTCTCGGAGTCAAAGAAAAATCCGTTAAAGTTGACGACATTGATATCCGTAATTATGCAAAATATCTTTTGCGAGAAGGTGCACTATGGGAAAAGCGAGAACTCCTATCATGCTTGAGGAGTAAGGTGGTGATGAATAATAAAGAAGTGAGGATAATTAATTGAGCAAACGATGAGTAAACTATGCTTATATAGCCACTATTTTTTCAACAACTTCTTTCGGCATCATATCAATCTTATCCCACAATTCAATAACGCCTAGGTCTTTTAAAGCTTCTGGCGAATGGTCATTAGCCCATGAATTAATAAAGGCAGCGATGATTGTATTTTTTATTTCTTCAACCTGACGAATAGCTTTTATGATTTTCATACCTGATTCAACTTGGTCTTCATTTTCAAGAGCTACCACTATGACATCTGGCTTTATCTTCTTGATCTCTTGCAATAAATCAGTAGAGATATCTACGGACGTGAAATACTCTATCTGTGGAGCGCGAACTTTGAATACCCTCTTAAACATGAATCCTGAATAAAACTTATCCTCATCAATAAATAATACTTTTTTCATAATTATTTTTGTTATTTCGATAAATTAGACTGATAATTTAGCAGACAGAGGTAGTTTAACATAGAATGTTGTTCCTTTGCCAATTGTAGTTTCAAACCATACTTTGCCTTTATGAGCTTCTGCCACTAGTTTAACAAGATAAAGCCCCAGACCGTTGCTATTTACATTTACTTCTCGAGATTTCTTGCCGTGTCCATATTTAGTAAACATTACTTTTTGGTCTTCTTCAGAAATACCTTGACCAGTATCTTTCACAGAAAAAAGGACAGAATCTTCATCAATTTTTTTTAGTCCAATTTTTATTGATCCGGTAGCTGTATACCTTATAGCATTATCAATCAGGTTGAAAAGGGAATTTGACAGATATGTCTTATCCGCCATAACTATATAATTTCCATTATCTGGCAGGTTTATTTCATAAGTAAGATGCTTTTCTTTCTCAGCTTTTGTCTTTAATTGTGAACCCACCACTGATATCATTTCCTTAATATCAACAGGTTTCATTATGCAAGGATTTCCCCCGCTCTCAAATTGAGAAACAGTAAGGAACACCTGAACACTTTCCACTCCCCCCACTTGCATCTTATATAAGTCATTTGCCAACTCTTTTACTGGTTCGGAAATCGGGTCAAGATCGCCTTCAATTAATCGTGCTAGCCCCGCTTTAGTATTAGTAAATACACCGTTGATTTGGTGGGTAATGAACCGTAAGGTAGTAGATTGGGCTTCGTTGGCTATTTGAAGTTCGCCTGCGATTTTCTCAATGTGCTCTTTCTGTGCTATTTCTTTTTTGACACTTCTGATAATAATCAGCCCAACAATAGCAGAAATAATGAGAGTCATGCCGGTAATAATTAAGGAAGACGTTGGCATTTGGTGCATATACAAAAATTGCGAACCCACCAAAATCACTAGTGCCCACACAAGTGCCTGTGCCCCAATTAATTTTATATTGAACAGGCCATAACGCACAATCATGAATGACATAAAACCGATAAAGACAATAAGCCCTATTGGTCCAAACAAATTAATCTGATATGTTTTTGTTATCTCACCCAGTATATTTGAAAGATAAAAAATAGTAAGAAATATTACTGAACCAACTCCAAAAATAAGGGCTTCTCGTTTTGATACTTGGTCACCCTTTGGGGTAATAAGATATTTTTTAAAGGAAATATACCCAACGATGAAGATTGCTAATAGTTCAAAAATGTAAATAAAATAATAATAGATATTACCGTAATTTGCTTGACAATTTTGAAGGTCAAAAGACAATGTGTTGAATTTTGTTGGAAGTGTTATCGCCGTAATTAAAATGAGAATGGAAAAAATAATCTTTGGTATAAGTGAGATATCTTTTTTATTGAGAAAAACGTAAGCAAAATAGATCACCAGTATTGGTATAAAAATTTCAATAAATGGCGTTATCTGCCAAGAAAACATATCAGGTTTTACATAGGCAACCATCCATTGAAACATCAAGTTAAAAACCCAAACAGCAAACGCTATTGCAATTCCTAAAAGCAACTTACTTTGTAGAGAATAGTTATTTTTCTTAAACACAAAAAACCCAAAAAACAGGGAGAGCAGGATGGCTGGTATATAAGCATAGTAAAGAAGTGGCGGTGCTATAGAAAGATCAAAAAAGTGTAGGAAACTTGGTATTGAATCTGGGCAAATATTTAAATTCATAATTTTTATTTATTGAGATTGTTCTGTTGTCGGTTCAGTATTGACAATAGAAAAATCACCTCTTATAACTGTTTTATAAAAAGCATACGCGAGAGAAAAAACAACGGCAACAAGAAATAAAGAAAGCAAAACTTTTTCTATTTTTTTCATAATTGAATATTATACCTATTAAGTATATAATATAATTACCTTAAATGGTAGCATAATAACAAATCGCACTATGAAAATACTCTTTATTTCTGAAGATTTAGTCGCTGGAAACCTTGCATACCTTCTAACCCAGGAAGGCAATGAAGTGAAACTATTCATAAAAGACAAGGGTAGGCGTGGAAATTTTGAGAATATGGTTGTAAAAGTTGGTTCCTGGAGAAAAGAACTTCCGTGGGTTGGTAAGAATGGGCTCATTGTCTTTGATGGTTGTGGCCATGGTTCAACACAAGATAATCTCAGAAAAAAGGGTTATTCCGTGGTTGGTAGCTCTGAAATTGGGAATAAACTTGAAAATGATCGTGCCTATGGTGACAGTATTTTTAAAAAATATGGCCTTTCTACCGTACCCCTTATTAACTTTAATTCACTACAGGAAGCAATTGACTTCGTTAAGAAAAATAGAAAAAAATGGGTTATAAAACAAAATAGCATTGGTACAAGCTTAAAAGGTTTTAATTATGTCGGTATGCTCGATAATGCTGATGATGTTATTGATGTATTGGAGAATTATATATCTGAAACTAAATACAGCGACTCTATAATTACCCTTCAAGAGAAAATTGAGGGCGTCGAAATTGGTATAGGCAGATACTTCAACGGTACTGATTGGGTTGGGCCTCTTGAAGTTAATCTGGAGCATAAGAAATACTTTCCGGGAGATCTTGGCCCCACAACAAGCGAAATGGGTACGGTTGCTTGGTATGATGATAATGAAAGTAATAAATTATTTACCGAAACTCTTGCAAAACTTAAAACATATTTCCAAGGAATTAATTTTAGAGGTGATATGGAAATAAATTGTATCGTAAATGAAAAAGGGGCTTTCCCTCTTGAAGCGACACCACGTTTTGGTTCACCAATCGTCCATCTCCAGACAGAAATACATGACTCCCACTGGTGTGATTTTTTAAAGGCGGTAGCTGATGGTAAGCAGTATGATTTAAAATGGAAAAAAGGTTTTGGAGTTGTGGTTGTTGTCACTGTCCCCACTAGTCACCCATTTCCATTCACAAAAGCTGAACGGTATATATCTCCTCGTGGTATAAAAATCTATTTCTCGGATAAAATAGGAAGTGATATGAAAAAAGTTCACTTTGAGGATGTCTCCTTAAAAAAAGAAAAGGGTAAAGGTTATTACTATATTTCCGATGATCGTGGGTATGTTCTCTATGTCACATCAGTAAAAGACACTGTAGAAGAAGCCAGAAAGAATGTGTACTCAATACTCAAAAACAAAATCTTTATTCCAAAGATGTTTTACAGAAATGATATTGGTCTAAAATTTATAGAGCAAGACAGAGATCTTTTGAAAAAATGGGGTTATCTATAGTTCTTAAATTAGAATGTATGGCGGTTTTTTTAACGATATGAAGTCCGAACTGAAAGAATAGGCCCCAGCATAGAGAAAGGCCAAAAAATCACCAATTTTAAGATTGGGTAGTTTCACATTCTTTGAAAAAACATCGAGTGAATCAGGTGTACATCCTCTTATAAAGTAGGATTCTAATTTTTCATTACCTACAGTAGCTTTTAAACTAACTTTTTCCACTGGAAGATATAAACCAACAATAAGTGTATCCATGGCACCGTTATAAAGAGAGCAATTTAATATGGCAACCTTCTCATTAAGAAAAGTCTTTGTTTGTGTAACCTTTGTCACTAAAGTGACAACTTCAGCCACTAATTTTCTACCTGGTTCAAAAACGAATTTTATATCTTTGTAAAGAGAACGAATTTTCTCACATTTAGCCTTTATTACTTTTGCAATATCTTTAACCTCGGGGACAGAGTGATGATAAGCAACTGGATACCCGCCCCCTAAATCAATCGAATCCAAAATAACACCATCTTTCTTAAGTTTGCCAGTAAAATCAACTATTGAGTCAAGATTTTTCTCCCACATATCAATAAAAGTATTCTGGGAAAGAAGATGGTTGTGAATTCCAAGCTTGATTTTATTTTTTTTACGTAAAATATTAAGCTTATCAAAAATTGGCATCACCTCAGAAATATGAAAGCCTAAAAAAGAATCTGAGCTATAAGGTAATTCAGCATTGGAAACTTTAACTCCAGTATTAATACGAACTAAAACTTCAAGAAAGGCACCAATGGCTATATCTTCAAGCAAAATCTCAAGTTGCTGAATAGAATCTACACTAAAACGGCTAACACCAAATTGACGAATCTTTTTATATTGTTCCCTAGTTAAACTTGGTGATTGAAAGATGATTTTATCCTTTTTATAACCTTTCTTGATTGCAACTTTTTCTAGTTCTTCGACTGAAGAAATTAATAAACTACAACCCTCAGCTAAAATCACTTCTAAAATCCCATCCTCGGGATTAGTCTTATGAGAATAGGCGATCTCACCTATAAGTGAGAATTTAACTTCTTTGATCAAATCAATTAAACTGACTTTATCAACAACAAAACAAGGGGTCTGATTTTGCCATATGTCTTTATTTTTATTTAAGAAACTAATTACAGTATTTTTATCCATTTGTTAAGTATTCAAAACCCTTTATAAAACGCCCTGATATTGTATCATATTACGCCGTAAAAGCAAGTAAAAATGGCCTAAATACCAATAAAATAGGTTCCTATAATAATCAGCCCGATGCCAATGATCTTTTGTAGTATATTCTTCTTTGAAATAGATTCTTGGCTTATATTGGGGAAAAATATTGTAAGGGCAACTCCAATAACAAAGACAAAAAGTGGTTGGAATGAGCTAACTAAAAGAACGAGAACTAATGGGGCCAGTAAAATTGCATATTGGGTAACAGATTCCGCAACGATAAATAGTGTTTCACTTAATGAATTCAGACCAAGGACAGCTATCTTATTTTCTTTAATCATTTCCATAAATTGGAAACGATACGATTTTATAAATACAAAGAAAATCACCCCTAATATTATTTTACCTATTAATGACCAAAATGTGGATAACCAGAAACCATTATCCAGAGCAATCAATTTGAAGATAGCCCCATTGACGGCAAAAAGAATAGACGCCGTTATCATAAGTAAGACTACTTCTTTTTTGAATCTTATCTTTTCTCCTCCTATTTCAAAAGATAGGATAGTTGCTCCAAAAATAATAACTAAAGAAGCTATTATTTGAATAGTTGATATTGTTTCTCCTAGAATGAAATAACCTAGGATAAAACCAAAAATTGGTATCGTTTGGTAAAAAGGCACAACGTAGGAGGCCTCATCTTTTTGCAGAGCATAGAAATAACAAAGGATAGCCAAGACAACAAGCATGCCATTTATAGCCAAAACTATTCCGTGAATAAGACTGACATTAAATACACTCGGATGAAAAAATAGAACAATGGGTAAAGCAACAACACTAAATATAGAAGAAAAGATAATAAGTGAACCAACAGCCCCACCTTTTAAGTATTTTGTAATAAGATACTTATCGGTGTGATTAGCTACTGCATTTAATATGGGGCC
Protein-coding sequences here:
- a CDS encoding EamA family transporter, whose protein sequence is MNWFLIALIGPILNAVANHTDKYLITKYLKGGAVGSLIIFSSIFSVVALPIVLFFHPSVFNVSLIHGIVLAINGMLVVLAILCYFYALQKDEASYVVPFYQTIPIFGFILGYFILGETISTIQIIASLVIIFGATILSFEIGGEKIRFKKEVVLLMITASILFAVNGAIFKLIALDNGFWLSTFWSLIGKIILGVIFFVFIKSYRFQFMEMIKENKIAVLGLNSLSETLFIVAESVTQYAILLAPLVLVLLVSSFQPLFVFVIGVALTIFFPNISQESISKKNILQKIIGIGLIIIGTYFIGI
- a CDS encoding DUF262 domain-containing protein encodes the protein MKIQLKEITIREVSNKYINDDEEGVVGYGGKLNIRPKYQREFIYKDKQRDAVIETVKKDFPLNVMYWVKNEDGTYEVMDGQQRTISFCEYIDGKFSLNFQYFHNLEKEEQDQILDYKLMIYFCEGNDKEKLDWFKIINIAGEKLMDQELRNAIYTGTWLTDAKRYFSKSGCPAYAMGSDYLNGSPIRQDYLETTISWISDEKIEQYMADHQHKPNANELWLYFQNVISWIKVVFPNYRKEMKGVLFGILYNEFKNKEFDSKKLEKEITKLMQDEDVTKKSGIYEYVLTRNEKYLNIRSFTEKQKREAYERQKGICKKCKKHFEIEEMEADHIKPWHEGGKTVSENCQMLCKNCNRTKSGK
- a CDS encoding adenine-specific methyltransferase EcoRI family protein: MGILAGSGLIASAVNLCAPVWGAYFVLWHLKKMPMKKETEIKKSKSSNKNLRKASTAKSDEFYTQLPYIEKELGHYKNHFKNKIIFCNCDDPEESNFWNYFALNFEHLGLKKLVSTHFENEKPSYKLEIVKDINKDGKINKSDTIKTPLKQNGDFRSPECVEVLKEADIVVTNPPFSLFREYVAQLMEYNKKFIIIGNLNAITYKEIFKLIKENKVWVGATLDGRNIWFRIPDSYEKYHKIENGIKYAFVASTIWFTNLDYSKRHEDLILYKIYHGNEIEYPKYDHYNAINVNKTKDIPIDYKGAVGVPITFLNKYNPKQFEILDGLNRYSILSGPTEETRGKYLAQVNGKPCYVRVVIRNKKYKK
- a CDS encoding ATP-binding protein gives rise to the protein MNLNICPDSIPSFLHFFDLSIAPPLLYYAYIPAILLSLFFGFFVFKKNNYSLQSKLLLGIAIAFAVWVFNLMFQWMVAYVKPDMFSWQITPFIEIFIPILVIYFAYVFLNKKDISLIPKIIFSILILITAITLPTKFNTLSFDLQNCQANYGNIYYYFIYIFELLAIFIVGYISFKKYLITPKGDQVSKREALIFGVGSVIFLTIFYLSNILGEITKTYQINLFGPIGLIVFIGFMSFMIVRYGLFNIKLIGAQALVWALVILVGSQFLYMHQMPTSSLIITGMTLIISAIVGLIIIRSVKKEIAQKEHIEKIAGELQIANEAQSTTLRFITHQINGVFTNTKAGLARLIEGDLDPISEPVKELANDLYKMQVGGVESVQVFLTVSQFESGGNPCIMKPVDIKEMISVVGSQLKTKAEKEKHLTYEINLPDNGNYIVMADKTYLSNSLFNLIDNAIRYTATGSIKIGLKKIDEDSVLFSVKDTGQGISEEDQKVMFTKYGHGKKSREVNVNSNGLGLYLVKLVAEAHKGKVWFETTIGKGTTFYVKLPLSAKLSV
- a CDS encoding recombinase family protein, whose protein sequence is METTQMPVGAMAREVRAPIKVKYCLYARKSTESEEAQILSIDSQIKEMLQMAEREHLEIIEIKKESHSAKEAGQRPVFNEIVDEIKQGKFNGILTWAADRISRNAGDLGRIVDLMDAGKLHDIRTFGQRFTNNPNEKFLLMILGSQAKLENDNKVVNVKRGLRARCEMGLWPCTAPTGYFNSKNTEKRCHVEIDPHRAPIIKKMFEKVAYEKYSGRKLYSWLKDEIKFNTKSGKPLTLSNVYITLRNTFYYGAFEYPRGGGQWYTGKHIPIISKELFDAVQEKMVDYNIKGEHKEFAFTKLMTCGLCGSGITADEKFKKQNNGNTHRYVYYGCSRFHDKNCKSGYIREEELIEQLTILMDKIDLDEIGMKERIKDEVERHKKFNSNVLGVKEKSVKVDDIDIRNYAKYLLREGALWEKRELLSCLRSKVVMNNKEVRIIN